Proteins encoded by one window of Vitis riparia cultivar Riparia Gloire de Montpellier isolate 1030 chromosome 11, EGFV_Vit.rip_1.0, whole genome shotgun sequence:
- the LOC117924680 gene encoding WD repeat-containing protein 76 produces MDLQNLTDYERRRLENIRRNKEMVASLKLHSKAAALSEEAKRRRVESKSNKVSPKKKPKTESPIVIRRSLRTRGLPPDFSSGNGLKDEFVESMIKGPKSPSTPEGSKSPSLPEGPLSIRDRVFLDKILGVSKESQLRNSDNCSADDEVDEKKPLDCLIKRESRGGVEGSVDLGSMTLNAENISRIMPGRIMNLRFFPCIDSTMIVAGDKSGHIGFWDVDCEKERDGVFLYQPHEDPVSGILIQEFSQSKIFTSCYGGSIQLMDAEKEVFDKIYSSESAIFSLSQQPNYVNCLYFGEGNGGLNLWDMRAGKEPSSSWPLHEYRINTIDFNINNPNIMATSSSDATACIWDLRKIDLDKPKTLKTVSHARAVHSAYFSPSGSSLATTSVENKVGLLGGVNFEDLSMIYHENHMCRWISSFRAIWGWDDSYLFIGNMKRGVDIISTACRKTVMTLQSAHMSAIPCRFSAHPYTVGMLAGATGGGQIYMWKSC; encoded by the exons ATGGACCTTCAAAACCTAACAGACTACGAGCGTCGGAGGCTCGAGAACATTCGCCGCAACAAAGAAATGGTGGCTTCTCTCAAGCTCCACTCCAAAGCCGCCGCACTCTCTGAGGAAGCTAAGCGCCGGAG GGTTGAGTCGAAATCGAACAAAGTTAGCCCTAAAAAGAAGCCCAAAACGGAATCCCCAATTGTCATCCGGCGGTCCCTCCGAACCCGAGGGTTGCCACCGGATTTCTCATCTGGAAATGGGCTCAAAGATGAGTTTGTTGAGTCTATGATTAAGGGCCCCAAGTCGCCCTCTACGCCTGAGGGCTCCAAGTCGCCCTCTCTGCCTGAGGGCCCTCTTAGTATTAGAGATAGGGTATTTCTTGATAAGATTCTGGGTGTTTCAAAGGAATCTCAGTTGAGAAATTCAGATAACTGTTCTGCTGATGACGAGGTTGATGAAAAAAAACCATTGGATTGCTTGATTAAGAGGGAAAGTCGCGGGGGAGTTGAGGGCTCGGTTGATTTGGGGTCAATGACTTTGAATGCAGAAAATATATCAAGGATTATGCCTGGTAGAATAATGAATTTGAGGTTCTTTCCTTGTATTGACTCGACAATGATTGTTGCTGGTGACAAAAGCGGCCATATTGGATTTTGGGATGTTGATTGTGAAAAGGAAAGGGATGGGGTTTTCTTGTACCAGCCTCATGAGGATCCTGTTTCAGGGATTTTAATTCAAGAATTTTCCCAATCAAAG ATCTTTACGAGCTGCTATGGGGGTTCTATTCAATTGATGGACGCAGAGAAGGAGGTATTTGATAAGATATATTCCAGTGAAAGTGctatattttctctctctcaacaacCAAATTATGTGAACTGCTTATATTTTGGAGAGGGAAATGGAGGGTTGAATCTCTGGGATATGAGGGCTGGAAAAGAACCTTCAAGCTCATGGCCTTTGCATGAATACAGGATCAACACTATAGATTTTAACATAAACAACCCAAACATCATGGCTACAAGTTCCTCAGATGCGACTGCCTGCATTTGGGATTTGagaaaaattgatttagatAAACCAAAAACTTTGAAGACGGTTAGCCATGCAAGGGCTGTGCATTCTGCATACTTCTCACCCTCTGGAAGCAGTCTTGCAACAACAAG TGTTGAAAACAAAGTAGGTCTGCTTGGTGGAGTTAATTTTGAGGACTTATCTATGATTTACCATGAAAATCATATGTGCAGATGGATTTCTTCTTTCAG AGCCATATGGGGTTGGGATGATTCTTACCTTTTTATTGGCAATATGAAAAGAGGAGTTGATATTATCTCAACAGCTTGTAGAAAAACAGTTATGACTTTACAGAGTGCACACATGTCTGCAATTCCATGCCGGTTCAGTGCACACCCTTATACGGTTGGAATGCTAGCAGGAGCCACAGGCGGGGGGCAGATCTATATGTGGAAATCATGCTAG
- the LOC117925392 gene encoding uncharacterized protein LOC117925392 isoform X1 translates to MNIFEKKKITETIFLYKRTNVSSLYTTSIVRQRLIREQKGFIYSSRVFMAFADDRDILRVVVFDNLKLSRRFQSLQNVKGLIYSCAHAGNISAQYLLAKTLLLATSKLLIREKEYAWLQATSTCLCAECRAYSRWVAEEYTSASSSMVPFLHSRVLRPVSRPSLPHFILVRLFLERCSHDDLLKMRLYLNHYFEYFLGSGGAGFLVLFNCIKKMCIYGDAARCFERMAKDSIEMKVKAESSAKLSDKGAKGIIAVHSRMIDWSHQCSARQREMEDMLRGRREYDGEPLDFDKIFATLTKEFETTTAVKEECPNDIWYKSPHVVAIIFGRLEAMFTENSRVAFENVETNRGFAISLFDQLFP, encoded by the exons ATGAacatatttgagaaaaaaaaaatcacagaaaCGATATTTCTATATAAAAGGACAAACGTCAGTTCACTTTATACAACCAGCATCGTGAGACAAAGACTCATCAGAGAACAAAAAGGTTTTATTTACAG TTCTAGAGTGTTTATGGCATTTGCGGACGATAGGGATATCTTACGAGTGGTGGTGTTTGATAATCTGAAACTATCAAGGAGATTTCAGTCTCTCCAGAATGTAAAAGGATTGATATATAGTTGTGCACATGCTGGAAATATTTCTGCTCAGTATTTGCTTGCAAAG ACATTACTGTTGGCCACTTCCAAGCTGTTGATCAGGGAAAAGGAATATGCTTGGTTACAAGCTACTTCTACCTGTTTGTGTGCTGAGTGTCGAGCATATAGCAGATGGGTTGCTGAAGAATATACTTCAGCATCTTCATCTATGGTTCCTTTCTTGCATAGTCGGGTTCTTCGCCCAGTTTCACGTCCAAGTCTACCTCACTTTATACTTGTGAGGTTGTTCCTGGAACGATGCAGCCATGATGACCTTCTCAAAATGCGTCTCTACTTGAATCACTATTTTGAGTACTTTCTTGGATCAGGGGGAGCTGGCTTTCTCGTGCTCTTCAATTGTATCAAGAAAATGTGTATATATGGTGATGCTGCACGATGTTTTGAAAGGATGGCAAAGGATTCCATAGAAATGAAAGTTAAAGCTGAAAGCAGTGCCAAATTATCAGACAAAGGAGCAAAAGGTATAATCGCGGTCCATAGTCGGATGATAGACTGGAGTCATCAATGTAGTGCCAGGCAGAGAGAGATGGAAGATATGTTAAGAGGAAGGAGAGAATATGATGGTGAGcctcttgattttgataagATATTTGCTACCTTAACTAAGGAGTTTGAAACAACTACTGCTGTTAAGGAAGAGTGCCCAAATGACATATGGTACAAATCACCACATGTGGTAGCTATAATCTTTGGCAGACTTGAGGCAATGTTCACAGAAAATAGCAGGGTAGCATTTGAAAATGTAGAAACCAACCGGGGTTTTGCAATTTCGTTGTTTGATCAATTATTCCCTTGA